One stretch of Cohnella algarum DNA includes these proteins:
- a CDS encoding spore germination protein, whose translation MRCGLFPDEKNANAPTASPLRAGEIPGRGPKEGFTENLRTNTALIRRKFRSPDLWVVNRKIGRISQTEVAVMYLHGVANDCPFTSPSLRFTRKCCRRRC comes from the coding sequence GTGCGATGTGGCCTTTTTCCGGACGAAAAAAACGCAAACGCGCCAACAGCGTCTCCGCTTCGGGCGGGGGAAATTCCCGGGCGCGGTCCGAAGGAAGGCTTTACGGAAAATTTGCGGACGAATACGGCGTTAATCCGACGCAAATTCCGAAGTCCGGACTTATGGGTCGTGAACCGAAAAATCGGACGCATCTCGCAGACCGAGGTTGCCGTGATGTATTTGCACGGCGTAGCGAACGATTGTCCTTTTACATCGCCGTCACTACGTTTCACCAGGAAATGCTGCCGACGACGCTGCTGA
- a CDS encoding MDR family MFS transporter: MSNPAPQASGPSAEFSLKAILPAMMAIIVGMIMVILDSTVVNVAVPSLVEYFGTDLKTIQWTVTGYTLALSAVIPLAGWLTDRYGAKQVFLTTITLFTIGSVLCGAAQTPFQLVLFRVLQGLGGGMVAPIGMAMVFRLAPPERRGSIMGMLGIPMLMAPALGPILSGWLVDSVSWHWIFLINLPIGIVAFILGMRFLPKAERLEPPRLDILGMILAPIAFSMLAFGVSEGGTEWTSAQTLTGLIVGGTALVLFIFVEIRQKQPLLELRVFRSPDFTRGILLAWVVQLTMFGSMIIVPLYLQSVKGYSALETGLILLPQALCAGIGMPIGGRLFDRIGARPLAFFGLTAISTALFLLSRVTVDTATGAIMVSLGLMGLGMGFSMMPLNTHVLNSAPRRLVTRVTPLTTAAQQVVVSFAVAGLTGYLTSQIQEHEASAAEGANPLQAVVQGYGDTFLLAACVAAFGIAFSLFLRQPKPTDSGREDTNAPNAEPAAMINH, translated from the coding sequence ATGTCGAATCCAGCGCCGCAAGCTTCCGGCCCGAGCGCCGAATTTTCTTTGAAAGCGATCCTGCCCGCGATGATGGCGATCATCGTCGGCATGATCATGGTAATTTTGGACAGCACCGTCGTCAATGTCGCCGTTCCGAGCCTCGTCGAATATTTCGGGACCGATCTGAAGACGATTCAATGGACCGTGACGGGCTATACGTTGGCTTTGTCCGCCGTCATCCCGCTCGCGGGGTGGCTGACCGACCGTTACGGGGCGAAGCAGGTGTTTTTGACGACGATCACGCTCTTTACGATCGGCTCCGTGCTGTGCGGAGCGGCCCAGACGCCGTTCCAGCTTGTTTTGTTCCGGGTGCTGCAAGGGCTCGGCGGTGGGATGGTCGCTCCGATCGGCATGGCGATGGTTTTCCGGCTGGCTCCGCCGGAGAGACGGGGCTCGATCATGGGGATGCTCGGCATTCCGATGCTGATGGCGCCGGCGCTCGGCCCGATTTTGTCCGGCTGGCTGGTCGATTCCGTCAGCTGGCATTGGATCTTTCTGATCAATCTGCCGATCGGGATCGTCGCCTTTATTTTGGGCATGCGGTTTTTGCCGAAGGCCGAGCGCCTCGAACCGCCGCGGCTGGATATTCTCGGGATGATCTTGGCGCCGATCGCGTTTTCCATGCTGGCGTTCGGCGTCAGCGAGGGCGGGACGGAATGGACGTCCGCGCAGACGCTGACCGGCCTGATCGTCGGCGGCACGGCGCTCGTTCTGTTCATCTTCGTCGAGATTAGGCAAAAGCAGCCGCTGCTCGAGCTGCGCGTGTTCCGCTCCCCGGATTTCACCCGCGGCATTTTGCTGGCCTGGGTTGTCCAGCTGACGATGTTCGGGTCGATGATCATCGTTCCGCTGTACTTGCAGTCCGTCAAAGGCTACAGCGCCCTCGAAACCGGGCTCATCCTGCTCCCGCAAGCGTTGTGCGCAGGCATCGGGATGCCCATCGGCGGCCGTCTGTTCGACCGGATCGGCGCCCGGCCGCTCGCGTTTTTCGGCCTGACCGCCATCTCGACCGCTCTCTTTTTGCTGTCGCGGGTTACGGTCGACACCGCCACCGGCGCGATCATGGTTTCGCTGGGCCTGATGGGGCTGGGCATGGGCTTCTCGATGATGCCGCTTAATACGCATGTCCTGAACTCGGCGCCGCGCCGGCTCGTCACCCGGGTGACGCCGCTGACGACCGCGGCCCAGCAAGTCGTCGTGTCGTTCGCGGTCGCGGGGCTGACCGGCTACCTGACCTCGCAAATCCAGGAGCATGAGGCTTCCGCCGCGGAAGGCGCCAACCCTTTGCAGGCGGTCGTGCAGGGATACGGAGACACGTTTCTGCTCGCCGCTTGCGTCGCGGCGTTCGGCATCGCGTTCAGCCTGTTCCTGCGCCAGCCCAAGCCGACGGATTCCGGTCGCGAGGATACGAACGCTCCGAATGCGGAGCCGGCCGCGATGATCAACCACTAA
- a CDS encoding helix-turn-helix domain-containing protein, translated as MSERYMEPLTVSELSAVVNMSPRHFQRCFKRLTGRSFYQMLQHIRLERSESLLIDTDMSVQSIARHVGISDLKHFYHLFHQKYGVTPAVFRKRLGKADL; from the coding sequence ATGAGCGAACGCTATATGGAGCCGTTGACCGTTTCCGAACTGAGCGCCGTCGTCAATATGAGCCCGAGGCATTTCCAACGCTGCTTCAAAAGGCTGACGGGCCGATCCTTCTACCAAATGCTGCAGCATATCCGGCTGGAACGGAGCGAAAGCCTCCTCATCGACACCGACATGAGTGTCCAGTCGATCGCCCGCCACGTCGGAATTTCCGATCTGAAGCACTTTTACCACCTTTTTCATCAGAAATACGGCGTCACCCCCGCCGTCTTCCGCAAAAGGCTCGGCAAAGCCGACCTATAA
- a CDS encoding dehydrogenase E1 component subunit alpha/beta produces MTDIACMREAILIRRAEQKLLELFSFGKLNGTVHTCVGQEFSPVAFMRHIDADDYVVSNHRCHGHYIAYTKECKSLIGELMGKKTGACGGIGGSQHLCNRKFFSNGIQGGMVPIAAGFAMALKLNAAKNVVMAFIGDGTLGEGVLYETMNIAAKWRLPLLIVCENNYYAQSTKLADHLAGDILERARSFGLRTFQSDIWHLEQLFDNAKASVDYVRDASMPAFHLVDLYRLNPHSKGDDYRDASEVERYAAIDPIHVFRQEHPRVYRELVDDIDRHLDETIREAEAGGELSLSEYFSGEEEREARSDWTELSATGERQADRIHSFFEKEMKRNEKLLFIGEDVSFPYGGAFKVAKDLSEKYPGRVFSTPISEAAVTGISSGLAMAGYRPVLEIMFGDFITLCMDQIVNHASKFGYMFNGQTACPIVIRTPMGGGRGYGPTHSQTLDKLLLTVDNLKVVALNSFVDPGQIYRSVLDNEKEPVIVIENKLDYARPVAARPPIPFKSEQAVVNGYPIVRIRPVLSPPTATIVTYGGASHAVMDCIVPLFIEHDVKAEVLILSKLKPIDCDVIVRSAETTGNLYVVEEGSRHHGIGSEIIAAVSERTEQKIVVQRIASLPCPIPSNKNLEADILVNRTRIIETIGRKSQAAWRQRIPG; encoded by the coding sequence ATGACGGATATCGCATGCATGCGGGAAGCGATCTTGATCCGGCGGGCCGAGCAAAAGCTGCTGGAGCTCTTTTCCTTCGGCAAGCTGAATGGAACCGTTCATACCTGCGTCGGACAGGAATTTTCGCCGGTCGCGTTCATGCGGCATATCGACGCGGACGACTACGTCGTTTCCAATCATCGCTGCCACGGACACTATATCGCCTACACGAAAGAGTGCAAAAGCCTGATCGGCGAGCTGATGGGCAAAAAAACCGGCGCCTGCGGCGGGATCGGGGGCAGCCAGCATCTTTGCAACCGCAAGTTTTTTTCGAATGGCATTCAGGGCGGAATGGTCCCGATCGCGGCCGGCTTCGCGATGGCGCTAAAGCTGAACGCGGCGAAAAACGTGGTCATGGCGTTCATCGGCGACGGTACGCTGGGGGAAGGCGTTTTGTACGAGACGATGAACATCGCGGCCAAATGGCGGCTTCCCCTGCTGATCGTATGCGAAAACAATTACTACGCCCAATCCACCAAACTGGCGGACCATCTCGCCGGCGACATTTTGGAACGGGCAAGAAGCTTCGGCCTTCGAACGTTCCAGAGCGATATCTGGCATCTGGAGCAGCTGTTCGACAATGCGAAAGCGAGCGTGGACTATGTGCGGGACGCATCCATGCCGGCCTTTCATCTGGTCGACTTGTACCGGTTGAATCCGCATTCCAAGGGAGACGATTACCGGGATGCAAGCGAAGTCGAGCGGTATGCCGCGATCGATCCGATCCACGTTTTTCGGCAGGAGCATCCGCGCGTTTATCGAGAGCTGGTGGACGATATCGACCGGCATTTGGACGAAACGATCCGGGAAGCGGAAGCCGGCGGCGAATTGAGCTTGAGCGAATACTTCAGCGGCGAGGAGGAGCGCGAGGCGCGAAGCGATTGGACGGAGCTGTCCGCAACGGGCGAACGGCAGGCCGATCGGATCCATTCGTTTTTCGAAAAGGAAATGAAGCGCAACGAGAAATTGCTTTTCATCGGCGAGGACGTCTCGTTTCCTTACGGAGGAGCGTTTAAAGTCGCCAAAGACTTGAGCGAAAAATATCCCGGCAGGGTCTTCTCCACGCCCATCAGCGAAGCGGCCGTCACCGGCATTTCCAGCGGACTGGCGATGGCGGGGTACCGGCCCGTTCTGGAAATCATGTTCGGCGATTTTATCACGCTGTGCATGGACCAGATCGTCAACCACGCCTCCAAGTTCGGATATATGTTCAACGGTCAGACGGCGTGTCCGATCGTTATCCGAACGCCCATGGGAGGGGGGCGCGGCTACGGCCCGACGCATTCGCAAACGTTGGACAAGCTGCTGCTGACCGTCGACAACCTCAAGGTCGTCGCGCTGAATTCGTTCGTGGACCCGGGGCAGATCTACAGGTCCGTTCTCGACAACGAAAAAGAGCCGGTCATCGTCATCGAGAACAAGCTGGACTATGCCCGGCCGGTCGCTGCGAGGCCGCCGATCCCTTTCAAATCCGAGCAGGCCGTCGTCAACGGCTACCCGATCGTCCGAATTCGCCCCGTCCTTTCGCCTCCGACAGCCACCATCGTGACGTATGGCGGAGCGAGCCACGCGGTGATGGATTGCATCGTCCCGTTATTTATCGAACACGACGTAAAGGCGGAAGTGCTCATCCTTTCCAAACTGAAACCGATCGATTGCGACGTGATCGTCCGCTCCGCCGAAACGACGGGGAACTTATACGTCGTCGAGGAGGGGAGCCGACATCACGGAATCGGAAGCGAGATCATCGCCGCCGTGTCCGAACGAACGGAACAGAAAATCGTCGTTCAAAGGATCGCCTCGCTGCCTTGTCCGATTCCGTCCAACAAAAATTTGGAGGCCGACATTCTCGTGAACCGAACCCGGATTATCGAAACGATCGGAAGAAAATCCCAGGCTGCATGGCGTCAACGGATTCCCGGCTGA
- a CDS encoding alkaline phosphatase family protein produces the protein MYGKRFRLLLAAAALLLIAGCERGAPDAQDLLRAKSAKGEKTKKVIFLMTDSLMPQAIDEGVRKRELPAFRFLIERGQYYKDLVSSFPTMSVSIDSSLLTGKYPDEHRVPGLVWYSAAERKIVNYGTGPMEVLKLGVDPVLADALVRLNGSHLNPKLPTIYEDLARLGYKSGSINGIIYRGRTEHVLSIPKWMNVPTALPETVRVKGPDLLTLGTLSNPFEGEENVPGDGVANKLGFGHDFAFGAVRHLIRTGRLPDFLFVYLPELDRELHKDGPPGLEGVKKLDGQLMALLQAFGSPEKALEEAVIVVAGDSGMTQILPAGQNSEIDLPALLRDYRVLRTGEDVSAETEIVLAVNETMAYVYNLGSGRKSGDIAEALRREPRIDFVAWKEREWIRVVQGGTGRQLRYKAGGTLVDRYRQAWTVELDAKVLDLKTDASRHSLEYGYYPDVLRQLSAALHSHEGDYLVVTAKPGYELADESSPTHEGGGGHGSVGKTESLVPLLIAGTERKPQYLRMVDLKPYLIRLVTGQDGAIDKRLE, from the coding sequence ATGTACGGCAAACGATTCCGGCTGCTTCTCGCAGCCGCCGCGCTGCTTCTGATCGCGGGGTGCGAAAGGGGAGCCCCCGACGCCCAGGACTTGCTGCGGGCAAAATCCGCCAAAGGCGAAAAAACGAAAAAAGTGATCTTCCTGATGACGGATTCGCTCATGCCGCAGGCGATCGACGAGGGCGTTCGCAAGCGGGAGCTGCCCGCTTTTCGATTTTTGATCGAGCGCGGGCAGTATTACAAGGATTTGGTAAGCTCCTTTCCGACGATGTCCGTTTCGATCGACAGCTCGCTGCTGACGGGCAAATACCCCGACGAGCACCGCGTACCGGGACTCGTCTGGTATTCGGCGGCCGAACGAAAAATCGTCAATTACGGAACCGGTCCAATGGAGGTGCTTAAGCTCGGGGTCGACCCGGTGCTTGCCGACGCGTTGGTTCGCTTGAACGGCAGCCACCTGAATCCGAAGCTTCCGACGATCTATGAAGACTTGGCGCGCCTGGGATACAAATCGGGCTCGATCAACGGCATCATCTACCGGGGACGGACCGAGCATGTTCTTTCGATTCCCAAATGGATGAACGTTCCGACCGCCTTGCCCGAAACCGTTCGCGTGAAGGGCCCGGATTTATTGACGCTGGGAACGCTGTCCAATCCGTTCGAAGGCGAGGAGAACGTCCCCGGCGACGGCGTGGCGAACAAGCTTGGCTTCGGCCACGATTTCGCTTTTGGCGCGGTCAGGCACTTGATTCGAACCGGACGGCTGCCGGATTTTCTGTTCGTCTATTTGCCCGAGCTGGACAGGGAGCTGCATAAGGACGGACCGCCGGGGCTGGAAGGAGTAAAAAAGCTGGACGGGCAGCTGATGGCTTTGCTGCAAGCGTTCGGGTCGCCGGAAAAAGCGTTGGAAGAGGCGGTAATCGTCGTAGCCGGGGACAGCGGAATGACGCAAATTTTGCCGGCCGGACAAAATTCCGAAATCGACTTGCCCGCTTTGCTCCGGGATTACCGCGTGCTGCGAACGGGAGAGGACGTCTCGGCCGAGACGGAAATCGTGCTCGCCGTCAACGAAACGATGGCGTACGTCTACAATTTGGGCTCCGGCCGCAAGTCGGGAGACATTGCCGAGGCGCTTCGTCGCGAGCCGCGGATCGATTTCGTCGCCTGGAAAGAACGGGAGTGGATTCGCGTCGTCCAAGGCGGGACCGGCAGGCAGCTCCGGTATAAAGCCGGGGGAACGTTGGTCGACCGCTACCGCCAGGCGTGGACCGTCGAGCTGGATGCGAAAGTTCTGGATTTGAAAACCGACGCTTCCCGGCATTCGCTGGAGTACGGGTATTATCCCGATGTCCTCCGGCAGCTTTCGGCCGCTTTGCATTCGCATGAAGGCGACTATCTGGTCGTGACGGCGAAGCCCGGATACGAGCTGGCGGACGAAAGCTCGCCGACGCACGAGGGCGGAGGCGGCCACGGCTCCGTCGGCAAGACGGAATCGCTCGTTCCGCTTCTGATCGCCGGGACGGAGCGCAAGCCGCAATATTTGCGCATGGTGGATCTGAAGCCTTATCTCATCCGGCTCGTAACCGGACAAGACGGGGCTATTGACAAACGTTTGGAATAG
- a CDS encoding DUF2935 domain-containing protein, translating into MPLQGNDHAAALFEHRFWLQILGDHSRFIFNALSPKEQNDIAQAQRFIAEFDRLLETARSAGPGSDLSGLNAAAHEATMALREFKLDLLARSLKGEVTVSLPPTFFNHMVNELEEYVRILDALLAGRPVPVYHPLHHDLLWLQDAFGHAGSIAMGLDRVEADLLHKSKDFEKHFQALYLKAVEMAGYMRTRLQDFPAMGRFHRQVDLEMALFRKFLHELEELELKAEALDIISPLMPDHMAREECYYLIKLAQTGALPFPECDPTEARVEA; encoded by the coding sequence TTGCCCCTGCAAGGAAACGATCATGCGGCCGCTCTTTTCGAGCACAGGTTTTGGCTGCAAATATTGGGCGACCACTCGCGTTTTATTTTCAACGCCTTGTCGCCGAAAGAGCAAAATGACATCGCGCAAGCCCAGCGTTTTATCGCCGAGTTCGACCGGCTGCTGGAGACGGCGCGTTCCGCCGGGCCCGGTTCGGACCTGAGCGGACTTAACGCGGCCGCGCATGAAGCGACGATGGCGCTTCGCGAATTCAAACTGGATTTGCTCGCGAGATCGCTTAAAGGGGAAGTGACGGTTTCGCTGCCCCCTACTTTTTTTAATCATATGGTCAACGAGTTGGAGGAATATGTCCGTATTTTGGATGCGTTGCTGGCCGGACGGCCGGTTCCGGTTTATCATCCGCTGCATCATGACCTGCTGTGGTTGCAGGACGCGTTCGGCCACGCGGGCTCGATCGCGATGGGGCTCGACCGGGTAGAAGCGGATTTGCTGCATAAAAGCAAAGACTTCGAAAAACATTTCCAGGCGCTTTATTTGAAAGCGGTCGAAATGGCGGGCTACATGCGAACCCGACTGCAGGATTTTCCGGCCATGGGACGATTCCACAGGCAGGTGGATCTCGAAATGGCGCTGTTTCGCAAGTTTTTGCACGAGCTGGAGGAGCTGGAACTGAAGGCGGAAGCGCTCGACATCATCAGCCCGTTGATGCCGGACCATATGGCGCGGGAGGAATGCTATTATTTGATCAAGCTGGCGCAAACGGGAGCGCTGCCCTTTCCCGAGTGCGATCCAACCGAAGCTCGCGTCGAAGCGTAG
- a CDS encoding polysaccharide deacetylase family protein, with protein sequence MSAKVHLCYPHGKYKALTMSYDDAVEADKRLVNIFNRHGIKGTFHLNSGLFGQAGARRRLTEEEAVALYQGHEVSAHTLTHPSIARCPREQMVHEVMEDRKKLERLFGYTVRGMSYPNGSYSEQLKEMLPHLGIEYARVVQTTGSFSLPDDWLEWKATCHHKQQLMEHAETFVGIDKPQHLILMYVWGHSYEFDQDNNWELIEQFCEFVGGREEIWYATNIEIVDYFKAYRQLRFSAGMEFVYNPTAQSVWIRADEAVIEVKSGQQITLV encoded by the coding sequence ATGTCTGCAAAAGTCCACCTTTGTTACCCGCACGGAAAGTATAAAGCGCTTACGATGAGTTATGACGATGCTGTCGAGGCCGATAAGCGGCTGGTAAACATTTTTAATCGTCATGGAATAAAAGGCACGTTCCATCTTAATTCGGGTCTGTTCGGCCAAGCGGGAGCCAGACGCAGACTGACGGAAGAAGAAGCCGTTGCGCTTTATCAAGGCCATGAGGTTTCGGCGCATACGCTAACGCATCCATCGATTGCGAGATGCCCAAGGGAACAAATGGTGCACGAAGTGATGGAAGACCGCAAAAAACTGGAACGGCTGTTCGGCTATACGGTCAGAGGCATGTCCTATCCGAACGGTTCTTATTCGGAACAACTCAAGGAAATGCTTCCGCACCTCGGAATCGAATATGCCCGCGTCGTGCAAACGACCGGAAGCTTCAGCCTGCCTGACGATTGGCTCGAGTGGAAAGCTACGTGCCATCATAAACAGCAATTGATGGAGCATGCCGAAACGTTTGTCGGAATCGACAAGCCGCAGCATTTGATTTTAATGTACGTTTGGGGCCACAGTTATGAGTTCGACCAGGATAACAACTGGGAGCTCATCGAGCAATTTTGCGAATTTGTCGGCGGACGGGAAGAGATCTGGTATGCGACGAACATCGAAATCGTCGATTATTTCAAAGCGTACCGGCAGCTTCGGTTTTCGGCAGGGATGGAGTTTGTTTACAACCCGACCGCCCAGAGCGTTTGGATTCGCGCCGATGAAGCGGTAATCGAGGTCAAAAGCGGCCAGCAGATTACCCTCGTATAA
- a CDS encoding helix-turn-helix transcriptional regulator produces MDWSVYAAMPRLTITPGYSELWHEDATKLLVIEPEDSITVKKNGKSYAVPGGFMAIGSAIAIANHSPKPVTVKLTALAPKDKKQLRTMRPLICDKTESEFRTFAEALHAWSERCPDAGSESVGDMLTALLQKFNLPKPSPAHGRIDPRLIWIHRTIRMKYREPLTLEGLADSLQCNPVYLSNTYSKVFHCSPMKHLQRVRVDKARQLLADTDLSINDITLSVGYISRSQLATYFKKHYGVTPSEYRMNKSLREADTC; encoded by the coding sequence ATGGATTGGAGTGTATACGCCGCTATGCCTCGACTGACGATCACTCCCGGATATTCGGAACTCTGGCATGAGGACGCGACGAAGCTGTTGGTAATCGAGCCGGAAGATTCCATAACCGTCAAGAAAAACGGCAAAAGCTACGCCGTGCCGGGCGGCTTCATGGCGATCGGCAGCGCGATCGCGATTGCAAACCATTCGCCGAAGCCGGTTACGGTCAAGCTGACCGCGCTCGCCCCGAAAGACAAGAAACAGCTGAGAACGATGCGCCCGCTCATCTGCGACAAGACCGAATCGGAGTTCCGAACGTTCGCCGAAGCGCTCCATGCCTGGTCCGAGCGGTGCCCGGACGCCGGTTCCGAGAGCGTCGGCGACATGCTGACCGCCCTTTTGCAAAAATTCAATTTGCCGAAACCGAGTCCGGCGCACGGAAGGATAGACCCCCGTCTCATTTGGATTCACCGGACGATCCGCATGAAATACCGCGAACCTCTGACGTTGGAAGGACTGGCCGACAGCTTGCAGTGCAATCCGGTTTATTTGAGCAACACGTATTCGAAGGTCTTTCATTGCTCTCCGATGAAGCATCTGCAAAGAGTTCGCGTGGATAAGGCGCGGCAACTGCTGGCCGACACCGACTTGTCCATCAACGATATCACGTTATCGGTCGGCTACATCTCGAGATCCCAGCTCGCCACCTATTTCAAAAAGCATTACGGAGTAACGCCGAGCGAATACCGAATGAACAAATCGCTCCGGGAGGCGGATACATGTTAG
- a CDS encoding TetR/AcrR family transcriptional regulator codes for MEATQELIDSQGAENVTTRKIAEMAGTNSALVHYYFGSKEKLINEALKIRFESLRETLFVLDDASLAPLDRLREFTVHYVKAMRNQPQVLKRALDQESLFDSQTEYVTFLKTHGLEKFGGLLKEITGEEDPERLLLMIQHIFSAVITPVIKATCISREDTKGASKPLLTSLPVEEQISHFFDHYFYKYTKEK; via the coding sequence TTGGAAGCTACGCAGGAATTGATCGATTCGCAAGGAGCCGAAAACGTCACGACGCGGAAAATCGCCGAAATGGCCGGCACGAATTCGGCTCTCGTGCATTATTATTTCGGCTCGAAGGAAAAGTTGATTAACGAGGCGCTGAAAATCCGGTTCGAATCGCTTCGCGAAACGCTGTTCGTTTTGGACGACGCGTCACTCGCGCCGCTCGACCGGCTCCGCGAGTTCACCGTGCATTACGTCAAAGCGATGCGAAACCAGCCCCAAGTCCTGAAGCGGGCGCTCGATCAGGAAAGCCTGTTCGATTCTCAAACCGAATACGTCACGTTTCTGAAGACGCACGGGCTGGAAAAGTTCGGAGGGCTGTTGAAGGAAATTACGGGCGAGGAAGATCCGGAGCGGCTGCTGCTGATGATCCAGCACATTTTTTCGGCGGTCATCACGCCCGTCATCAAAGCGACTTGCATCAGTCGGGAGGACACGAAGGGCGCAAGCAAGCCGCTGCTGACTTCCCTTCCGGTCGAAGAGCAAATTTCGCATTTTTTTGACCATTACTTTTACAAATATACAAAAGAAAAATAA
- a CDS encoding GerAB/ArcD/ProY family transporter codes for MFMKHLNEQKRLAKISVWSYLFVGGFLIFFNILILTILDPSISSISSFPLLRAVRLIEIADFLERVDPLVILLIYVGLFVKMTAFYLGAALGLSSLWKNSRHGVVTLLTGGSSTCSRLLRRVIFSTSGSLSNIICDFIFLSFKSGFRCCLRRRSRRRGYFRKKAFLHAKKRLRMLERGLLCTANDSGCFSQPPRCF; via the coding sequence ATGTTTATGAAGCATTTGAACGAGCAAAAAAGATTGGCGAAAATTTCCGTATGGTCTTATCTGTTCGTTGGCGGATTTTTGATCTTTTTCAATATCCTGATCCTGACGATTCTCGACCCGTCGATTTCAAGCATTTCTAGCTTTCCGTTATTGCGCGCCGTTCGTCTGATCGAAATCGCCGATTTTCTGGAAAGAGTCGACCCCTTGGTCATTTTGCTGATTTATGTCGGACTGTTCGTGAAAATGACCGCTTTTTATTTGGGAGCCGCGCTCGGACTCTCTTCTTTATGGAAAAACAGCCGCCATGGGGTCGTCACGCTGCTGACCGGGGGTTCATCTACCTGCTCACGTTTACTTCGCCGAGTTATATTTTCCACATCTGGATCGCTTTCGAATATAATCTGCGATTTCATTTTCCTGTCTTTCAAATCTGGATTCCGCTGCTGCTTGCGGCGACGATCGCGGCGAAGGGGATATTTTCGAAAAAAGGCGTTTCTTCACGCTAAAAAACGGCTTCGAATGCTTGAAAGGGGATTGTTATGTACGGCAAACGATTCCGGCTGCTTCTCGCAGCCGCCGCGCTGCTTCTGA
- a CDS encoding 2-oxo acid dehydrogenase subunit E2 produces MAVLQDICIPQEFVNDEFVRVTKLFHRNGDWIRAGETILEIEASKAVVSIEAGAEGYIEYLCEEGVSLKLRQVAARIHGEKAFAASAGRRGREEAPEEEGGGVEATIYSKGALELISLYEMERSIFRGRDLVGRSDVQQALSDIGRSADALPSADETVYRPLAPVKKAEIGSFLKQGSVSSTVYTHVDFVDRFPERKSNGYLLPVVIQGASALLEPYKELNAFYANGGIAYYQAVRIGLAIDMGLGLKVVKLPDVRGMDLAEIQSTVMKAMKKYARKAVGPQDVQGSTFTISDLSNTGVAFFAPLVSERQAATLGISSFDDRLRRVTLSLSFDHRVTEGKRAAMFLRELKDKIEGHYNG; encoded by the coding sequence TTGGCTGTATTGCAAGACATCTGCATTCCGCAGGAATTCGTCAACGACGAATTTGTCCGCGTAACGAAGCTTTTTCACCGCAACGGGGACTGGATTCGAGCGGGGGAGACGATTCTGGAAATCGAGGCGTCGAAAGCCGTCGTATCGATCGAGGCGGGCGCCGAAGGCTATATCGAGTATTTATGCGAGGAAGGCGTTTCGTTGAAACTGAGGCAAGTCGCGGCAAGAATTCACGGGGAAAAAGCATTCGCAGCCTCCGCCGGGCGCCGCGGCCGCGAAGAAGCGCCCGAAGAGGAAGGAGGAGGCGTCGAGGCGACGATTTATTCGAAGGGGGCGTTGGAGCTCATCTCGTTATATGAGATGGAGCGGTCGATATTCCGGGGTCGGGACTTGGTCGGCAGGAGCGACGTGCAGCAAGCGCTTTCCGACATCGGGAGAAGCGCGGATGCTTTGCCCTCTGCGGACGAAACCGTTTATCGACCGCTTGCCCCGGTCAAAAAGGCGGAAATCGGCAGCTTCCTGAAGCAAGGGAGCGTCTCCAGCACGGTCTATACGCATGTGGACTTCGTAGACCGATTCCCCGAACGAAAGTCGAACGGCTATTTATTGCCCGTCGTTATTCAAGGGGCCTCGGCGCTTCTGGAGCCATACAAGGAATTGAACGCGTTCTATGCCAACGGAGGCATCGCTTACTACCAAGCGGTACGTATCGGTCTGGCGATCGATATGGGCCTCGGGCTGAAAGTGGTGAAGCTGCCGGATGTCCGGGGGATGGATTTGGCGGAAATCCAGAGCACCGTCATGAAAGCGATGAAGAAATACGCCCGCAAGGCGGTCGGACCGCAGGATGTGCAAGGAAGCACCTTTACGATCAGCGATCTGTCCAACACCGGCGTCGCGTTTTTCGCGCCGCTCGTCAGCGAGAGACAGGCTGCGACGTTGGGCATCTCTTCGTTCGACGACAGGCTGCGGCGGGTCACCTTGTCGCTTTCGTTCGATCATCGCGTTACCGAAGGCAAGAGAGCCGCCATGTTCCTGCGGGAATTAAAGGATAAAATCGAAGGCCACTATAACGGCTGA